A single genomic interval of Peromyscus leucopus breed LL Stock chromosome 7, UCI_PerLeu_2.1, whole genome shotgun sequence harbors:
- the LOC114688418 gene encoding LOW QUALITY PROTEIN: CWF19-like protein 2 (The sequence of the model RefSeq protein was modified relative to this genomic sequence to represent the inferred CDS: deleted 1 base in 1 codon): MQRTKQLRGEDTWMLPDVNERIEQCSQEHSVKKKKKKDKHSKKVKKEKKKKSKKQKCEKQSESTDSSSSSDEWVEAVPSQTPVKEKTWKVKDRRPEKACDSHIMQRDEWMTVDFMSVKTVSLSSLKAEKESLRKIEREKAQALEQSKLQERELNPYWKDGGTGLPSENCIPAVTKGIFIFFVDSITVVIFVVLHTLIYYSLLQSMEIFQSKLKEAEKIACKREDCGREPWRKPAYSDRAQCSQASGTSDLVKCKKHSEDRHFAKEVANSSSSSRSDYKFSGLDLGKRSGSLEKCRRESALEQRQESSGNLRPKFLKPSDKDELSFHSKRRNFEPSTSSTLVAPASLHCDFQKLTENSEENLTSWILSGGREGNQKHSDQKPLETWSWSADQHSPGDRREQLQAENLRGDLPRRGHLQDTKSTFAGCSEAESTCILNIDEKNKLGAKIIKAEMMGNMVRPLCVLYLEKNEMFNLHRYF; encoded by the exons GAACACtctgtgaagaaaaagaagaaaaaagacaagcattcaaaaaaagtgaagaaagaaaagaaaaagaagagcaagaaacagaaatgtgaa aaaCAGAGTGAGTCGACTGACAGTTCCTCA AGCTCTGATGAGTGGGTTGAGGCCGTCCCTTCCCAGACACCTGTTAAAGAAAAGACCTGGAAAGTGAAAGACAGAAGGCCAGAAAAAGCATGTGACAGCCACATTATGCAG CGGGATGAGTGGATGACTGTTGATTTTATGTCTGTCAAAACTGTGTCCTTATCATCACTCAAAGCTGAAAAGGAATCTCTAAGGAAAATAGAGCGGGAGAAAGCCCAAGCGCTAGAACAG TCCAAACTACAAGAAAGAGAATTGAATCCATATTGGAAGGACGGTGGGACAGGTCTACCATCAGAAAATTGTATACCGGCAGTTACTaaaggtatttttatattttttgtggaCTC tattactgTTGTGATTTTTGTGGTTCTGCATACTTTG ATATATTATTCTCTCTTACAGTCAATGGAAATATTTCAGTCAAAATTAAAAGAAGCTGAAAAAATTGCATGCAAAAGAGAAGACTGTGGACGGGAACCATGGAGGAAGCCTGCATATTCAGATAGAGCACAGTGTAGTCAAGCAAGTGGCACTTCAGACTTAGTGAAATGTAAGAAGCACTCAGAGGACAGACACTTTGCAAAAGAGGTTGcaaacagtagcagcagcagcaggagcgaCTATAAGTTTAGTGGTCTTGACTTAGGGAAGAGATCTGGGTCTTTAGAAAAATGTAGAAGAGAGTCTGCCCTAGAACAAAGGCAAGAATCTTCTGGAAATTTGAGACCTAAATTCTTAAAACCCTCTGATAAGGATGAACTATCATTTCACAGCAAGAGGAGAAATTTTGAACCATCTACTTCATCTACATTAGTGGCTCCAGCTTCTTTACATTGTGATTTTcaaaaactcacagagaacagTGAAGAAAATTTGACTTCCTGGATCCTGTCTGGTGGGAGAGAAGGAAACCAAAAACATTCAGATCAAAAGCCACTGgaaacctggagctggagtgctGATCAGCACTCTCCAGGAGATAGGAGAGAACAGTTGCAGGCTGAGAACTTGAGGGGTGACCTACCAAGAAGAGGACATCTGCAGGATACAAAGTCAACATTTGCTgg TTGTTCAGAGGCAGAGTCCACCTGTATCTTGAATATTGATGAAAAGAACAAATTGGGTGCCAAGATTATCAAGGCAGAGATGATGGGGAATATGGTAAGACCCCTGTGTGTTTTATACTtggaaaagaatgaaatgtttaACCTTCACAGATATTTTTAG